In a genomic window of Sulfuriferula nivalis:
- a CDS encoding arylesterase, with protein MGWKSLLVIGWLLITGIAHAAPVILVYGDSLSAGYGLAAHQAWPDLLQQRLTTKNWQIINASISGETTAGGLARLPDTLAQHHPKIVILALGANDGLRGLSMAAMYDNLNNMMQQIRNTGAVILLVGVHLPPNYGIAYTEKFQQVYTKLAQQHHVAYLPSLLANVENKRELFQADGLHPIAVAEPLVLDAVLDGLLPLLKHGKY; from the coding sequence ATGGGCTGGAAAAGTTTACTGGTTATAGGATGGTTATTAATCACAGGCATAGCACACGCCGCCCCTGTGATACTTGTATATGGTGACAGCCTTTCTGCAGGCTATGGACTAGCTGCGCATCAGGCCTGGCCAGACTTGTTACAACAACGCCTGACCACAAAGAACTGGCAAATCATCAATGCCAGCATCAGCGGCGAAACCACAGCGGGTGGTCTTGCTCGTTTACCGGACACACTGGCACAACATCACCCCAAGATAGTCATACTCGCACTCGGTGCAAACGATGGCCTGCGTGGATTATCCATGGCTGCGATGTATGACAACCTGAACAACATGATGCAACAAATCAGAAACACAGGCGCAGTTATTTTATTAGTGGGCGTACATCTGCCGCCCAATTATGGCATAGCCTATACCGAAAAGTTCCAGCAGGTTTACACCAAACTCGCGCAGCAACACCATGTTGCCTATTTACCGTCATTACTGGCTAATGTAGAGAATAAACGCGAGTTGTTCCAGGCAGATGGGTTACACCCGATCGCCGTGGCAGAACCACTGGTATTAGATGCCGTTCTGGATGGATTATTACCGTTACTTAAACACGGTAAATATTAA
- a CDS encoding ABC transporter ATP-binding protein, giving the protein MTIPVDNLIFRVVDLAKQVQVNDATLTILHPSSFDIERGASVAIVGASGSGKSTLLGLLAGLDTPSQGAVWLAGQSLTALDEDGRAQLRGELIGFVFQSFQLLPNLTALENVMLPLELNGVKQARQQAQEWLTRVGLARRQHHRAQQLSGGEQQRVAIARAFVVQPAVLLADEPTGNLDAETGARIIDLLFELNREQGTTLVLVTHDSQLAARCSQRLTLDAGHLA; this is encoded by the coding sequence ATGACTATTCCTGTCGATAATTTGATTTTTCGTGTTGTAGATTTGGCCAAGCAGGTTCAAGTGAACGATGCTACGTTGACTATATTGCATCCTAGCAGCTTTGACATAGAACGGGGTGCTTCGGTTGCGATTGTTGGCGCTTCGGGTTCAGGCAAGTCTACGTTGTTGGGTTTGCTGGCGGGTCTGGATACACCGAGTCAGGGAGCGGTGTGGCTGGCTGGGCAATCGCTGACAGCTTTGGATGAAGATGGACGGGCGCAGTTACGGGGTGAGCTGATCGGCTTTGTCTTCCAGTCTTTTCAATTATTGCCTAATCTGACTGCGTTGGAAAATGTGATGCTGCCATTGGAGTTAAATGGGGTAAAGCAGGCCAGGCAACAGGCACAGGAATGGTTGACCCGCGTGGGTCTTGCGCGCAGGCAACATCATCGTGCGCAGCAGTTGTCTGGCGGGGAGCAACAACGTGTGGCAATTGCACGGGCATTTGTTGTGCAACCTGCGGTGTTGCTGGCTGATGAGCCGACGGGGAATCTGGATGCGGAAACAGGTGCGCGGATTATAGATTTACTGTTTGAATTGAATCGAGAGCAAGGCACGACTTTAGTATTGGTTACGCATGATAGTCAGTTGGCAGCACGCTGTAGTCAGCGCTTGACGCTGGATGCCGGGCATTTGGCATGA
- a CDS encoding ABC transporter permease: protein MNLLKLALRLLLRDSRAGELRVLVLAVMLSVAGLAAVHGFGERMQAALTLESNRLLGADLVLVSDHAIDLERMATAQARGLVTAKTMQFPSMISTADNNQLADIKAVSTGYPLRGQLRIADSLSSADKPVAEIPQAGTVWLAPRLANALNVRVGDSVTVGYRQLRVAALLIDEPDRGGDFFNLAPRLLMNQADIATTGLVTTGSRATYRLLLAGASQALTSYQAVLAKNLTRGQRLMTAGDARPELRDVLDKAERYLGLSVLLAVMLAAVAILLAARHFLHRHLDTCALLRCFGASQTTIVKLYMWQLALLGIFAAFAGVLLGYAGQAVLAEILGKLANLTLPPVGVLPFLQAILAGWVLLAGFSLPTLLMLRHTPAMHILRKDVIALDKLGVFAYVAGLAALVALLFWQVQDVKMTGVVLLGLAAVLLVTVAFSGLLVLAAGWLAARSTGSWRYGLLNLRRRAAGSVIQISAFTLGLLALLLLTIVRGDLLDSWHATIPAQAPNRFVINIQANQVVPLRAFLRQHHIEQAQLYPMIRGRLTAINGQEVHSANYADQQTQRLLDREFNLSYAQALSADTQLTAGQSWRVDVTQNQFSVEQGIADKLHLKLGDSLQFDMAGTPVIAKITSLRKVNWDSFKVNFFVIANTSLLQAIPASYITSFYLPPTSSSLLNEMVRTYPNLTVIDVSTIMQTVQDMLSRVTTAVQFVFFFSLIAGLLVLYAALAATRDERAVETALWRVLGAKKRQLWQVQITEFMAIGMLAGMLAATGASGVAWGLSTYVFKLEYHLNPALWLIAISVGGVGVSVAGVLGLWRVSRVAPLVTLRGD, encoded by the coding sequence ATGAATTTGCTGAAATTGGCTTTGCGTTTGTTGCTACGCGATAGTCGTGCGGGTGAACTGCGGGTGTTGGTGCTGGCGGTGATGTTGTCTGTGGCAGGATTGGCTGCTGTGCATGGGTTTGGTGAGCGCATGCAAGCTGCATTGACGCTGGAAAGCAATCGTTTGCTGGGTGCGGATCTGGTGTTAGTGTCAGATCATGCAATTGATCTGGAACGTATGGCGACTGCGCAAGCACGAGGCTTGGTGACCGCGAAGACTATGCAATTCCCTAGCATGATCAGTACTGCTGATAATAATCAACTGGCTGATATCAAGGCGGTAAGCACAGGGTACCCGTTGCGTGGACAATTGCGTATTGCTGACAGTTTGTCGAGTGCCGATAAGCCCGTCGCCGAAATACCGCAAGCAGGCACGGTGTGGCTGGCACCGCGTTTGGCAAATGCGCTCAATGTGCGAGTTGGTGATAGTGTGACCGTGGGTTATCGTCAGTTGCGGGTGGCGGCGTTGTTGATCGATGAACCTGATCGTGGTGGCGATTTCTTTAATCTGGCGCCTCGATTGTTGATGAATCAGGCTGATATAGCGACGACAGGTTTGGTGACGACAGGCAGTCGGGCGACTTATCGTTTGCTGTTAGCTGGGGCTAGTCAAGCGCTAACGTCATATCAGGCTGTGCTCGCAAAGAATTTGACGCGAGGCCAGCGTTTAATGACAGCGGGTGATGCACGACCCGAGTTGCGAGATGTGCTGGATAAAGCCGAGCGTTATTTGGGATTGTCGGTGTTGCTGGCTGTGATGTTGGCAGCGGTGGCGATTTTACTGGCAGCGCGGCATTTTTTACACAGGCATCTGGATACCTGCGCGTTGCTGCGATGCTTTGGCGCGAGTCAGACAACGATAGTTAAACTGTATATGTGGCAACTGGCACTATTGGGTATATTCGCGGCATTCGCAGGTGTATTGCTGGGTTATGCTGGACAGGCAGTTCTGGCTGAAATTTTAGGAAAACTAGCTAATTTAACGCTCCCGCCAGTAGGTGTATTGCCATTTTTACAGGCTATATTGGCGGGCTGGGTATTATTGGCGGGATTCAGCTTACCGACACTTTTGATGCTGCGACATACGCCTGCCATGCATATTTTGCGAAAAGATGTGATTGCGCTGGATAAGTTGGGCGTATTCGCATATGTGGCTGGTTTGGCTGCGCTCGTTGCATTACTGTTTTGGCAAGTGCAGGATGTAAAGATGACGGGTGTGGTATTGCTGGGTTTGGCTGCGGTGTTATTAGTCACCGTAGCGTTTTCAGGACTGCTGGTGCTGGCTGCAGGCTGGTTAGCTGCACGTAGTACTGGCAGCTGGCGCTATGGATTGCTGAACCTGCGGCGGCGTGCTGCGGGTAGTGTGATACAGATTAGTGCTTTTACTTTAGGGTTGTTGGCATTGCTACTGCTGACCATCGTACGGGGTGATTTGCTGGACAGCTGGCATGCGACTATCCCAGCGCAAGCACCTAACCGTTTTGTGATTAACATACAGGCCAATCAAGTCGTGCCATTGCGTGCATTTTTGCGCCAGCATCATATCGAGCAAGCGCAGCTATATCCGATGATACGTGGGCGACTGACTGCAATTAATGGGCAAGAAGTGCATAGTGCAAACTATGCTGATCAGCAAACGCAGCGGCTGTTGGACAGGGAATTTAATCTGTCTTATGCGCAAGCGTTGTCGGCAGATACGCAGCTAACAGCGGGGCAATCTTGGCGAGTGGACGTTACGCAAAATCAATTTTCTGTGGAACAGGGCATTGCTGATAAATTGCATTTGAAACTGGGTGACAGTCTGCAATTTGATATGGCAGGTACGCCGGTAATCGCGAAAATCACAAGCTTGCGTAAAGTTAATTGGGATAGTTTTAAAGTAAATTTCTTTGTAATTGCCAACACATCACTGTTGCAAGCGATACCTGCAAGTTATATCACCAGTTTCTATTTGCCACCGACGTCGAGTTCGTTGTTAAACGAGATGGTGCGTACATATCCTAATCTGACAGTGATCGACGTTTCAACCATCATGCAGACTGTGCAAGATATGCTGAGCCGCGTCACGACAGCGGTGCAGTTTGTGTTCTTTTTCAGTCTGATTGCCGGGTTATTAGTGCTGTATGCCGCACTTGCAGCGACTCGGGATGAGCGTGCAGTAGAAACAGCATTGTGGCGAGTGTTGGGCGCAAAAAAACGGCAGTTATGGCAAGTGCAAATTACTGAATTCATGGCGATAGGCATGCTTGCTGGCATGTTGGCGGCAACTGGTGCCAGTGGGGTTGCCTGGGGGTTAAGTACCTATGTGTTCAAGTTGGAATATCACCTGAACCCGGCATTATGGCTAATAGCGATTAGCGTGGGAGGCGTCGGCGTCAGTGTTGCCGGCGTACTCGGTTTATGGCGTGTTAGTCGGGTAGCCCCATTGGTGACTTTGCGCGGAGATTAA
- a CDS encoding EAL domain-containing protein: MNAILIPGFWILAGICIYATVVHASIAFRQTKVNYTHLFFSGMCLLAVPFIITHTLVFHAVQVTDYIEALRWNIAVVALQLILLVWFIALYSRVRPNWLLYGLSMIFLIMFAANWMQPYTLQYITFEGIRPYSLPWGEGVSLPTGKNGNWFKFGVAAVLFAYSYTIYALGVSYRREGERATLVMLFAVVIYLVLSIQGILVRFGVIDFVPLGSFGYLGMIIVMGSVLAYETRKQGERLQAILDHVPAVVYMKDLSGRYLMINRHYEELFNVTNDDLVGKYDTGLFPQAQVDIFRANERRVIDERTSLTFEEVADKHGVPHTYFSQKFPLFNADGSPYAICGIATDITERKQMETAIRYIAEGVGAETGVQFFQHLVQSLYQLFHADYVLIGQLDEVSALRVQTLAVCEQGQIIDNLNYSLVDTPCEQVMQLGTCVFPSAVYAAFPKDKFLADHAIEAYIGTPLLDGRLTTPVGVVVMLSRHAMLQEMRQVKEILEIFAARAGAELARLKSEEKMRDMAYQDYLTRLPNRALLHAQLAQLLRRVNLDNKIGVMLMLDLDHFKTINNALSHDVGDDVLREVARRLVDMAAKDCFVARLGGDEFVVLAQSGLPTLAQAEGYARNVAGKIMQQFEHTLSIGEHELNVGASVGIVLFDGLQESSLDVLRHAEMALYRAKGMGRNNVQFYLDELQAGAEEKLRLEDGLRIAIVNREFELHFQPQVNGQGRMIGAEALLRWRHPEMGNIPPSIFIPVAEEAGIIHSIGSWVLDDAVAKLASWLNTDVPYAGHLSVNVSAWQFARVDFVEQVRKVLEKYQVSPERLMLEVTETALLYDFDQTVSKLRELRELGVQISLDDFGTGYSSLAYLKDLPLDELKIDKAFIDEMLLNQDHTLVESIMAIGGCMKLKVIAEGVESAMQRDALLNLGCTQFQGYLFSKPLPEIEFLKWVTLQQSELNDK; this comes from the coding sequence GTGAATGCAATTTTAATTCCAGGTTTTTGGATACTTGCGGGCATATGTATTTATGCCACAGTCGTGCATGCATCAATTGCGTTTCGTCAGACTAAAGTCAATTACACACATCTGTTTTTTTCGGGGATGTGTCTGCTTGCTGTTCCCTTTATTATTACTCATACGCTGGTTTTTCATGCAGTTCAAGTGACTGATTATATTGAAGCACTTCGCTGGAATATCGCGGTTGTCGCACTGCAGTTAATTTTGCTGGTATGGTTTATTGCGCTGTATAGCCGTGTTCGCCCAAATTGGCTATTGTATGGACTCAGCATGATTTTTTTAATTATGTTTGCAGCAAATTGGATGCAACCATACACCTTGCAATATATAACATTTGAGGGCATTCGGCCCTACTCTTTGCCTTGGGGTGAAGGTGTGAGTTTGCCAACAGGTAAAAATGGGAATTGGTTTAAATTTGGAGTGGCGGCAGTATTGTTTGCTTATAGCTATACCATTTATGCACTTGGAGTCAGTTATCGGCGAGAAGGCGAACGCGCCACGTTGGTTATGTTGTTTGCGGTTGTCATTTATCTTGTTCTATCTATACAGGGGATACTGGTGCGGTTTGGGGTGATAGATTTTGTACCCTTAGGATCATTTGGTTATTTAGGCATGATCATAGTCATGGGTAGTGTGCTGGCCTATGAAACAAGAAAACAGGGTGAGCGTTTGCAAGCCATACTGGATCACGTCCCTGCAGTGGTTTATATGAAGGATTTGTCCGGTCGCTATTTAATGATTAATCGTCATTATGAAGAATTGTTTAATGTGACCAATGATGATTTGGTTGGCAAATATGATACCGGACTGTTCCCGCAAGCGCAGGTCGATATCTTTCGTGCAAATGAACGGCGCGTAATCGATGAGCGTACCTCACTGACGTTTGAAGAGGTTGCCGATAAGCACGGTGTGCCACATACTTATTTTTCGCAAAAATTCCCCTTGTTTAATGCTGATGGATCACCTTATGCAATATGCGGTATTGCAACAGATATTACTGAGCGTAAGCAAATGGAAACGGCGATTCGCTATATTGCCGAAGGAGTAGGTGCTGAAACAGGCGTGCAGTTTTTTCAACATTTGGTGCAAAGTTTATATCAGTTATTTCATGCTGATTATGTGTTGATTGGACAGTTGGATGAAGTTAGTGCATTGCGAGTACAAACGCTCGCAGTGTGTGAGCAGGGTCAGATAATTGATAATTTGAATTATTCATTGGTGGATACGCCTTGTGAGCAGGTGATGCAACTTGGCACGTGTGTATTCCCTAGCGCTGTTTATGCAGCGTTTCCTAAAGATAAGTTTTTGGCAGATCATGCAATTGAAGCCTATATAGGTACGCCATTGCTGGATGGGCGTTTGACAACACCAGTAGGCGTGGTGGTGATGTTGAGTCGTCATGCAATGTTACAAGAAATGCGTCAGGTTAAAGAAATCCTGGAAATTTTTGCCGCACGAGCTGGTGCTGAACTGGCGCGGCTAAAATCAGAAGAAAAAATGCGAGATATGGCATATCAGGATTATTTAACTCGTTTGCCTAATCGTGCTTTATTGCATGCGCAGCTTGCACAACTATTACGTCGAGTTAATCTGGACAATAAAATTGGTGTGATGTTAATGCTGGATCTGGATCATTTTAAAACCATTAATAACGCATTAAGTCATGACGTGGGTGATGATGTGTTGCGTGAAGTAGCTCGACGCTTGGTAGATATGGCTGCTAAGGATTGCTTTGTGGCGCGTTTAGGTGGGGATGAGTTTGTGGTGCTGGCGCAGTCAGGTTTGCCTACGTTAGCACAAGCAGAGGGATATGCGCGTAATGTGGCGGGTAAAATTATGCAGCAATTCGAGCACACTTTGAGTATCGGTGAGCATGAACTTAATGTAGGGGCGAGTGTAGGTATTGTGTTGTTTGATGGGTTGCAAGAATCAAGTCTGGACGTGTTGCGTCATGCTGAAATGGCCCTTTACAGAGCGAAAGGCATGGGGCGTAATAATGTGCAATTTTATTTGGATGAATTACAAGCCGGTGCGGAAGAAAAATTAAGGCTGGAAGATGGTTTGCGTATAGCGATAGTTAATCGCGAATTTGAATTGCATTTTCAACCCCAGGTTAATGGGCAGGGGCGCATGATAGGTGCTGAAGCACTGCTGCGCTGGCGTCATCCTGAAATGGGTAATATCCCACCTTCCATATTTATTCCCGTTGCAGAAGAGGCTGGGATTATACATAGCATAGGCTCATGGGTGTTGGATGATGCTGTGGCTAAGTTAGCAAGCTGGTTGAATACGGACGTGCCATATGCGGGACACTTATCGGTGAATGTCAGTGCCTGGCAATTCGCACGTGTTGATTTTGTTGAGCAAGTACGGAAAGTGTTGGAGAAGTATCAGGTATCGCCTGAACGCTTAATGTTGGAAGTGACTGAAACGGCTTTGCTGTATGACTTTGACCAGACGGTGAGCAAATTAAGAGAGTTGCGTGAACTGGGTGTGCAGATTTCCCTGGATGATTTTGGAACGGGTTACTCTTCTTTGGCATATCTCAAAGATTTGCCTTTGGATGAACTGAAAATTGATAAAGCATTTATTGATGAGATGCTGCTGAATCAAGATCACACTTTGGTGGAAAGTATAATGGCAATTGGTGGTTGTATGAAGCTAAAGGTTATTGCCGAAGGTGTAGAATCAGCAATGCAGCGAGATGCATTGCTAAATTTAGGGTGCACACAGTTTCAAGGCTATTTGTTTTCCAAGCCATTACCTGAAATTGAGTTTTTGAAGTGGGTAACATTGCAGCAGTCCGAGCTCAATGATAAATAG
- a CDS encoding DsrE family protein, whose translation MADKLVMMLLTISPDQPHLCGTPFFQAASAAAMDVEVEIFFASAATRLLAKGVSERIFPSENKVKSVYEFMQDAAELGVKFYACGGALSAYAITPDRLIPECTGVAGGAMYISRVMDDDWRSISY comes from the coding sequence ATGGCCGATAAATTAGTAATGATGTTGTTAACTATTAGTCCAGATCAGCCTCATCTATGTGGCACGCCTTTTTTTCAGGCGGCATCTGCGGCAGCGATGGATGTGGAAGTTGAGATTTTTTTTGCCAGTGCGGCTACGCGATTATTGGCGAAAGGCGTGTCAGAGCGCATTTTTCCTTCCGAGAATAAAGTGAAATCAGTGTATGAGTTTATGCAGGATGCGGCTGAACTGGGCGTGAAATTTTATGCCTGTGGTGGCGCATTATCTGCTTATGCTATTACCCCTGACCGGTTAATTCCGGAGTGTACAGGAGTTGCCGGTGGCGCTATGTATATCAGCCGAGTGATGGATGATGATTGGCGGTCTATCAGTTATTAA
- a CDS encoding HIRAN domain-containing protein, translating to MRWLLVISALVWSAQARAVDVQSQILVQASPLAGFQYYDGKSVWGELHEGDTLILVREPENAYDGNAVRVEWHGHKLGYVPRRDNAAVARMLDRAEPLNAKITRLLKTRNPWQRLLFEVYLPLQ from the coding sequence ATGCGATGGCTGCTTGTTATATCGGCGTTAGTCTGGAGTGCTCAGGCACGCGCTGTAGATGTGCAGTCGCAGATATTGGTGCAAGCCTCACCATTGGCGGGTTTTCAGTATTACGATGGAAAATCGGTTTGGGGTGAGTTGCACGAAGGGGATACGCTCATACTCGTGCGTGAACCTGAGAATGCGTATGATGGCAACGCGGTGCGAGTGGAGTGGCATGGACATAAACTAGGCTATGTACCGAGACGTGATAATGCCGCTGTTGCACGTATGTTGGACCGAGCCGAGCCGTTAAATGCTAAAATTACACGTCTGTTAAAAACAAGGAATCCATGGCAACGACTGCTGTTTGAAGTTTATCTGCCGTTGCAATAA
- the tsaB gene encoding tRNA (adenosine(37)-N6)-threonylcarbamoyltransferase complex dimerization subunit type 1 TsaB, whose amino-acid sequence MKILAFDASTEYCSTALWIDGVVSSREQHAGITHSQLLLPQCQDVLAEAGLSFADLDGIAFGMGPGSFTGLRIACAVAQGLAFAADVPVVGVSGLQALALATGADKVIACLDARMGEIYHAAYVRDDDVQLLGDISVCHPTDAPLVTGNGWVGCGTGFAVYAEVLAARYGDALQRVDAAVYPRAGDIATLAARQLALGLGQAAELAAPLYIRDKVALKICER is encoded by the coding sequence ATGAAGATACTCGCTTTTGATGCATCAACTGAATATTGCTCCACCGCGCTATGGATAGATGGGGTGGTGTCATCACGTGAGCAGCATGCAGGAATTACGCATTCACAGTTGTTGTTACCACAGTGTCAGGATGTGCTGGCTGAGGCCGGTTTAAGCTTTGCTGATCTGGATGGTATCGCATTTGGTATGGGGCCCGGCTCATTTACTGGATTACGTATCGCTTGTGCAGTAGCGCAAGGTCTGGCATTCGCGGCAGATGTGCCTGTGGTCGGGGTAAGTGGATTGCAGGCATTAGCGCTGGCGACTGGCGCAGACAAGGTTATTGCATGTTTAGATGCGCGTATGGGGGAAATTTACCATGCTGCATATGTGCGTGATGATGATGTTCAATTATTAGGGGATATCAGCGTTTGTCATCCTACTGATGCGCCTCTAGTGACTGGGAATGGCTGGGTAGGTTGCGGTACTGGTTTTGCAGTTTATGCTGAGGTATTAGCAGCACGTTATGGTGATGCGCTGCAGCGGGTTGATGCTGCGGTTTATCCACGTGCGGGTGATATTGCAACATTGGCTGCACGGCAGTTGGCTCTGGGTTTGGGGCAAGCTGCTGAACTGGCTGCGCCATTGTATATACGAGACAAAGTTGCTTTGAAGATTTGCGAAAGATGA
- the rimI gene encoding ribosomal protein S18-alanine N-acetyltransferase: MSAVLQIDPIVRPMTLADLPVIAALDAQCYAFPWTLGNFADSLHSGYRCCVYEYNQTIIGYAVMMLIIDEAHLLNITIAPDSQGQGWGRKLMDHVIMRAQQDHVHWLWLEVRPSNGVAKKLYESMKFEFVAVRKNYYPAVDGREDAVIMRLALNHDA; encoded by the coding sequence ATGAGTGCCGTTTTGCAAATAGATCCGATTGTGCGGCCGATGACACTGGCAGATTTGCCCGTGATTGCAGCGTTGGATGCGCAATGTTATGCATTTCCCTGGACCTTGGGTAATTTCGCTGACTCTTTGCATTCGGGTTATCGTTGTTGCGTCTATGAATATAATCAGACCATTATCGGCTATGCGGTCATGATGTTGATTATCGATGAAGCGCACTTGTTGAATATTACGATTGCACCTGATAGTCAGGGGCAGGGTTGGGGGCGAAAGTTGATGGATCATGTCATCATGCGTGCGCAACAAGATCATGTGCATTGGTTATGGCTGGAAGTGCGTCCGTCTAATGGTGTCGCCAAAAAGCTTTATGAAAGTATGAAATTTGAATTTGTTGCCGTGCGAAAAAATTATTATCCCGCTGTTGATGGCCGGGAAGACGCAGTCATTATGCGGTTGGCATTAAATCATGATGCGTGA
- a CDS encoding DNA polymerase III subunit psi, which translates to MMREAILAELGLMPLWQIRAEQPQAAMEYAAIVLQRDDGITGLFVTDASWADDVEILFTNVCDALRVQKLVDPQTVSNDLTLSSGDVGWLWLAGVQKDECVISADMPVFTSVKMGELVGNAELKAGLWSDWCNWRLL; encoded by the coding sequence ATGATGCGTGAAGCCATATTAGCCGAATTGGGTTTAATGCCATTATGGCAAATTCGTGCTGAGCAGCCTCAAGCTGCGATGGAGTATGCTGCTATTGTTTTGCAGCGTGATGATGGCATAACGGGTTTATTCGTGACAGATGCTTCTTGGGCTGATGATGTTGAGATTTTGTTTACGAATGTCTGTGATGCGCTACGAGTGCAGAAGCTAGTTGATCCACAAACTGTCTCAAATGATTTAACGTTGTCATCGGGTGATGTGGGTTGGCTGTGGTTGGCTGGTGTGCAGAAAGATGAGTGCGTGATCTCAGCAGACATGCCTGTATTTACGAGTGTGAAAATGGGCGAGCTGGTTGGAAATGCAGAGCTTAAAGCTGGGTTATGGTCGGACTGGTGTAACTGGCGATTGCTATAG
- a CDS encoding CbbQ/NirQ/NorQ/GpvN family protein, translated as MKGFLNRLRGVERDIVQQPAAEGADTPYYEPQHNEVEIFEAAYKRRLPVMLKGPTGCGKTRFLEYMASRLQRPLVTVSCHEDLTSSDLVGRFLLEGEQTVWQDGPLTRAVKAGAICYLDEIVEARTDSTVIIHPLTDHRRQLPLEKKGQEIEAHEDFMLVISYNPGYQTVLKDLKPSTKQRFIGINFDYPREEIERKIIKNEVPELDDAQVEKLVAAGRRARTLKDHGLEEATSTRALVYAGNMIAAGVEPLEACRAALINPVTDDPELSEALLEIFRAHFA; from the coding sequence ATGAAAGGATTTTTGAACCGTTTACGCGGCGTTGAACGTGATATTGTCCAGCAACCTGCGGCTGAAGGTGCTGATACACCCTATTACGAGCCTCAGCATAATGAAGTGGAGATTTTCGAGGCTGCATATAAACGTCGATTACCTGTAATGCTTAAAGGGCCTACTGGTTGCGGTAAAACACGGTTTCTGGAATATATGGCGAGTCGTTTACAGCGTCCGCTGGTGACGGTTTCCTGTCATGAAGATTTAACCAGTTCGGATCTGGTTGGGCGATTTTTGCTGGAAGGTGAACAAACCGTCTGGCAGGATGGGCCGCTGACACGCGCAGTTAAAGCCGGTGCAATTTGTTATCTGGATGAAATTGTAGAGGCACGTACGGATAGTACGGTGATCATACATCCGCTGACTGACCACCGTCGACAATTGCCACTGGAGAAAAAAGGGCAGGAAATCGAGGCGCATGAAGATTTCATGCTGGTGATTTCATATAACCCTGGCTATCAGACTGTTTTGAAGGATTTGAAGCCTTCCACCAAACAGCGTTTTATCGGTATCAATTTCGATTATCCACGTGAAGAAATTGAACGCAAAATTATCAAGAACGAAGTGCCTGAGCTTGATGATGCGCAAGTAGAAAAACTGGTCGCCGCTGGTCGTCGTGCCCGTACCCTTAAAGATCATGGCCTGGAAGAAGCTACTTCCACTCGCGCACTGGTTTACGCTGGCAATATGATAGCTGCTGGTGTGGAACCACTGGAAGCGTGTCGCGCTGCATTGATTAATCCAGTGACCGATGATCCTGAATTGTCCGAAGCTTTATTGGAAATTTTCCGCGCACATTTTGCGTAA
- the eda gene encoding bifunctional 4-hydroxy-2-oxoglutarate aldolase/2-dehydro-3-deoxy-phosphogluconate aldolase — protein sequence MDTLSLASYGPVIPVIVINRLEDAVPMAEALLAGGIRVLEVTLRTPCALSAMALIAKAVPDAILGAGTVRSVADAQAAKDVGCTFAVSPGYTSQLGLACNDMGLPLLPGVSTGSEIMTANADGYYFLKLFPAVAVGGINLLKGFAGPFGDVKFCPTGGVTVETAPQFLALPNVAVCGGTWLTPADAVAAGDWARITKLAREASAISV from the coding sequence ATGGATACATTATCATTAGCAAGTTACGGTCCAGTGATACCAGTGATCGTTATCAATCGGCTGGAAGATGCTGTGCCTATGGCAGAAGCGTTGCTAGCGGGTGGCATCAGGGTGTTAGAAGTGACGTTGCGTACACCCTGTGCTTTGTCTGCTATGGCATTGATTGCCAAAGCGGTGCCTGATGCCATTTTAGGCGCAGGAACGGTGCGTAGTGTGGCGGATGCACAGGCAGCTAAAGATGTGGGTTGTACTTTCGCAGTGAGTCCCGGTTATACCAGTCAGCTCGGGCTGGCTTGTAATGATATGGGTTTGCCCTTATTGCCCGGCGTGTCAACAGGCTCCGAAATCATGACAGCGAATGCTGATGGTTATTATTTTCTCAAGCTGTTCCCAGCAGTGGCTGTAGGTGGGATTAATCTTCTCAAAGGTTTTGCAGGGCCGTTTGGTGATGTGAAGTTTTGTCCCACTGGCGGCGTTACTGTAGAGACTGCGCCACAATTCCTTGCGCTACCTAATGTTGCTGTCTGTGGCGGTACATGGTTAACACCTGCTGATGCTGTAGCAGCAGGTGATTGGGCGCGGATTACCAAACTGGCGCGTGAGGCGAGTGCAATTAGCGTTTAG